The genomic DNA CTTGTGGTCTCAGCCCTGGGCTCCCAGGACAGGAGGATCCTGCCTGCCCGACTGATAGCGgccacccttccccacccccaggacctGGGATATCCCTTGGAGCTTGGCTATCAGAACTTCCTCTACCCCAGTGAGCCTGACCTCCGGGACCTGCTTCTCTTCTTGGCTGAACGTCTGCCCACTGATGCCTCTGAGGACGCAGACCAGCCTGCAGGTGTGGGGTGCCTGGGGcgtggtgggggtgagggagagggtgttGTGGGGGCTGAGAGAGGTGGAAGTGGTGAAAAGGTtgattggtggggggggggtatgTGTCTTCAGGAGAGCTAGGTGGGAGgactggggctgggagaggggatgcagggcagggggaagggaacTGGGGCTTGGGCTGACCCAGGTGGGGAGTTGGTGCTGGAAGGGGCCTCTCTGCCTCACCTCCTGCCTTGCCCCTGCCTCGCTCACTCCACTCTAACCACACCAGGCCACTccggcctcagggcctttgcatctgcTGGCTTACTCACACAGATAGCCTCATGGTTCACTCCCTTACCTCTTGGAGGTTCCTGTTCACATGTCACCTCAGGGAGACCTTCCTTGGATTGCcttgtttaaaattatatcttcCTCTCAATGGTCCTTATCTTCCTTTCCTGATGACCACCTGACAGTCTTCTGTATTGTACTTACGACCTTGGTCATGCTCTCCTCTACCTGCCTCCACAGGAGGGCAGGAGGATATTTATCAGTTTGTTCACTGAAGTAGCCCAAGGGTCTAGAATGGTGACTGGTacagagtaggtgcttaataagtgtttgttgaatgactgagtgTGAGAATGATAGCTACATAGAGATGTATCTCTAGGGGGGCAGTCAGGCTGCTTTCccaggttatgcatttttggagTTGTGGCACTGTCACCTGATTGAcactccctccccacttccctagGTGACTCAGCTATCCTCCTCCGGGCCATCGGGAGCCAAATCCGGGACCAGCTAGCCCTGCCCTGGGTCCCACCCCTCCTTCGCACTCCTAAGCTGCAGCGCCTCCAGGTGGGACCCCTCAACTCATGTCAACATTGCTTGTTGCTGCGTTGCCTGCCTTGTCCCCATTTGGGTGCTCAGGTTTTTGGCCCCGTCCCACTGGTGCCCCCGTCACGATTCATCCTAGAGGTCTGACTCTGCTCTCTCACCAGGGCTCGGCCCACCAGAAGCCTTTCCATGCCAGCAGGCTGTTCATGCCTGATTTGCTCTCCAGAGGAGGTGAGGATGAGGCtgtggagaggggctggggggaggggtagaGGTGGGCCTAACTGCATGGTGAGGCAGGAGGGCTGGCTGACTCTGTTGCTGCCTCCAGAGCCCCAGGAGTTCCAGGCGAGTCCCTTGCTGCTACCAGCCCCCGCGCAGGTGCCCCAGCCTGCTGCGAGGGTGGCCTCGCTCCTCGAACGCCACGCCATCCAACTCTGCCAGCACACGGGCCGGGACTGCCCCAGGGATGAGGACTGGGTCCACCGGGCATCCCGCCTCCCCGTCCAGGTACTGCCCAGTGCTTGGTCCCTGCTGACGAGGTCCCTGCTCACTGTGGCTCCCATTTCGTCTCCCGTTAGTCCTctgcccctctcctttccccacttTGTCCCTCTCTTCCGTCATCTCCTCTCTGTGTGCAACTACCTGGCTCCCTACCTGAAAGAACACTGGAGTCAGAAAGGTTGTACAAGTCAGTATGGCCCCTCGGAGCGTCGGCTTCCTGCTGTGAGACACGGGTGGTGATACTGCTCTCTTCTGAGGGCAATGTTCCACCGAAGGACGTGCACAGGCAGCCAGAGCTGTCAGGATCTGCCCCCTTCCTCCCTGTTTCTACTACCTTCTTCCTGCCCCTGATTCgctccctctttctctgtctctgccgtCATCACCGATGTGTGGCCTCCAGATCTCTGCACCGTCTCTTCTCATCACTGGCTTTCTCGTTCTGTGGTTTTGctgcccctcttctctctccccaccactgTCTCCTCGTTtctgtgtctctgcctctgtcttcctctATATCCGCCTCCATCTCCCCTCTGTGCACCTCAGTATCTGTCCCCATCCCCTCCCAACTTTGTCCACCTCTGTAGCTGTCTCCTTCCGCCTCCTCCGCTGccattttttctgtctttatctttttctctctttcttaaacTTACAGGCATTTCAAATACGGAAGTAGAGAGAATAGTCTCATAAACTCTATGTCCCTGCCATCCACCTTCAATTATAAGCCTTttgtggggattccctggtggtccagtggttaggactcagtgctttcactgctgagggtccaggttcaatccctggtcagggaactaagatcctgcaagccgcgaggcacagccaaaaaacgaaaaaaaaaaaagatataagcaTTTTGCCAATCTTTCCTCATCCCTtctctaacttttttttctgtaatattttaaagcaagtcccagacatcatatcattttAACTCTAAATACTTAAGCAGACATCTCTTAACTCATAAGGGCATTCACTTTTTAATGCAACCCCTGGGCCATTTTCACACCTAACAGAATTAACAGTgacctctttttcttttgttttttttaaagctttgtatATGCATTTTATCTTTTGAACCAGAACCtattacatcttctttttccctaaatttatttatttatttatttatggctgcgttgggtcttcgttgctgcgcgtgggctttctctagttgcagtgagcgggcttctcattgcggtggcttctcttgttgtggagcatgggctctaggcacgcgggcttcagtagctgtggcacacgggctcagtagttgtggctcgtgggcttcagtagttgtggcacgcgggctcagtagttgtggctcgcgggctctagagcacaggctcagtagttgtggtgcatgggcttagttgctccgcggcatgtgggatcttcctggaccagggcttgaacccgtgtccactgcattggtaACAGTGACCTCTTAATACCATCCAACACTGAGTTCATAATCAGATTTCTCCAGTTGTCTCAAAACTGCCTCTGTtctcatgtctctctctctctctcaattccACTCTGCCTCCGCCCCTTCTTTGCCCAGCACCTCTGACTCGGTTTCCGCTCTGTCCCCACATATCTTTTGAGTGTCGGTCTCTAATTTGGGGGCTGCAGGCTtacttctctcccttcccacagCCTCCTCCAGTTCAGGGAGCCAGTGGGTAGAGAGAAGCAGGGCTGAAGAAGAGGAGGCCCCGTCCTCAAGGAGCTCCCAGGCCTGTGGACCAGGAGAGTGGGTCCGGGCCCCCTTGTGGGAGAGGCTGGATGGCTGGTGTGACTTGGGGGTAGCACCTTGTCAAGCGGCTCCCTGGTGGAGGCAGGGCCTTGGGTACCCAGCAGGCCTCCACACGCTTCCACTGTTTCTAGGAGGATACTCGGGCTCAGCGGCAGCGGCTGCAGAAGCACCTGGCCGAGCATCTGCGCCAGACCTGGGGCCGGCCAGGGCCCCCCCAACAAGCCCGAGACCTGGGAGAGCTGCTGCAGGCCTGGGGTGCTGGCGCCAGGACTGGTGCTCCCAAGGGCTCCCGCTTCACACATTCAGAGAAGTTCACCTTCCATCTGGTGGGTGGGCCTGAGTGGACCTGGGGCATGCTGATGGGGCCAAGGCGGTATTGCTTTATGTACACACACCACATTTTATCCATACAGGGGCCCGTGTTCCCACCgggcctgccctctccccacGGGGGGTGGGCACCCAGAACGGTCCCCTGGCTTCTTGGGAACTTCCGTGGAGAAAGGGTAGAGGGGTGGGAACTATGTAAGCGTGTAGGGCTGCTCTTTGTGCAAACCCCAGCTTTTCCTGGGCAGTTTCCTCTGGACATATCTTCTCTCCTTGGATGGTCATCCAGAGGGGCCCTCATCCTTCTCATGGGCAGATGGGCAAGAGCTGTGTCAGGGTCAGGGGAGGTTTCTTTATGAGCAAACACTCCAGTCTAAGGTCACAGAGAGCGCATTGATCCTCACACACGTTCTGACAGCCGTCAGTGGTACAGTGGTACTGTACCTGGGTATCGTGCTGGGAGGGTGCTTTTGGGGGTTGTTGAGGCTGGGCTGTGAGGGGCAGGGCTTTCCCCGACAGCCAGGACGCTCCTTTCTCGCTCCCCAGGAGCCCGAGGCCCAGGCAGCCCAGGTGTCAGATGTGCCGACCACCTCCCGGCGGCCTGAACAGGTGAGCAGAGCagtggtggggcgggggaggtgtCCTGGGCCCTTGGCTGTCTACTGGGCCTGACACCCCCACCCCGACTGCCTGTGCCTCCCAGGACATGTGGGCAGCTCAGGAGCAGGAGCTGGAGTCTCTTCGGGAGCAGCTGGAGGGAGTGAATCGCAGCATTGAAGAGGTTGAAGCCAACATGAAGACCCTGGGAATCAGCCTTGTGCAGGTGGGTGTGGGAGAGGGTCTGCCCACCGGGGTCAGGTCACAAGTCCGGCCCAGACGGCTGAGAGGGACTTGAGAGGGTACTCTGTAGAGGTCTGCAGCTGTCAGAAGGGTTCATGGGAGACACTGGGGACCTGTGGGCCTCTTGAGGGTTCAGGAGAATCAGTGGGAGTGAGAGGGCGATgtagggttgggggtgggggtggtgtcgAACCTGCAGGGGTTAGAGGTGCCTTGGTGTCTGTGAGAATCAGGAGGGGTGTAAGTGTCCGTGGGCCTCTGTAGGGGCTTGTGGGGCTCATCAGGGGTCCTGGGGAGTCAGTGTGGAGGTGGAGGGGTCAGAGGGGCCTGTGGGTGCCTGTCACTGCTTATAGGTCTCCGTTGCTATCAGGAGGGGTCCGAGGGGCCCATAGGGCCCCTAGAGGGATGTGTTGTCATCGGAGGGGCTTGGGCTAGGCCAGGGCTTTCTAGGCTCAGCGGGGGCTGGGAGGTTGTGGTGCGCGTGGGGCTCCCCCACTGACTGGGAGTGGGGATCCCGGGTGCCAGGTGGAGACCGAGTGTCGGCAGAGCAAGCTCAGCACAGCGGAGCATGAGCAGGCCCTGCGCCTGAAGAGCCGGGCGGTGGAGCTGCTGCCCGACGGAGCTGCCAACCTTGCCAAGCTGCAGGTGGGGCTGGCGctgaggctgggctgggagggtCGGAGTTGGATGGGCCCAGCCTGTGTGACATGTAGCCCCCCTGCCACCACCCCCAGCTCGTGGTAGAGAGCAGTGCCCAGCGGGTCATCCACTTGGCAGGTCAGTGGGAAAAGCACCGTGTTCCGCTCCTTGCTGAGTACCGCCACCTCCGAAAGCTCCAGGACTGCAGAGAGGTAGGTGGTGGGGTTCGGGGCCGTGGGTGGGGCGGGTTCGGTCCCTCCCTAGGGGGCTAGCCCTGCGCTCTGCCTCACTGCCCTCTACCCGTGGGGTCCTGGCAGCTGGAATCCTCTCGACGGCTGGCAGAGATCCAGGAGCTGCACCAGAGTGTTCgggcagctgctgaagaggcccGCCGGAAGGAGGACGTGTATAAGCAGCTGGTAAGGCCCGTGTGGGGGCCCTGGGCCGCTCAGAGCTGGGGAGGTGTCGGTGCTAAGGGAGCACCTGCTGTCTCTGCCTAGATGTCAGAGCTCGAGACCCTGCCCAGAGACGTGTCTCGGCTGGCCTATACCCAGCGCATCCTGGAGATTGTGGGCAACATCCggaagcagaaggaagagatCACTAAGGTACGCCATCGTGGCCGGGGAGGGTGGGTCATATGGGTAGATACGCCCAAGGGGCGGATGTGTGTTGCCGAGCTACACGGGGACCTCACACCCTCTGAAAGTCAGAGCTATCTGGCCATACCCAGACACGGAACAGCCCCACACAGTCCACTGCAGCCGCCCCTGACCCTGTCTGGATGGGACAGCCTAAACGTGAATGCCCTCAGCTGGCTGGCCGCCCGCCCCAGACGGGCTCACGGCTACCCTGGTCTCTGCCAGATCTTGTCTGACACGAAGGAGCTTCAGAAGGAAATCAACTCCCTGTCTGGGAAGCTGGACCGGACGTTTGCGGTGACCGATGAGCTTGTGTTCAAGGTGTggggcaggctgggctgggcgtgggggtggggcgggcgtGGGCCCTGTGTGAGCCTCGTGGGTACACTGTTGCTCGGGCCTGGCTTTGCCCTGGGGAAGACCAAGTCAGGGAGTGGGAGAGGGTGGCCTTGTGGGggcctggaggtgggggtggggtaggggcgGGGTGAGGCGGGAACAGCCCACTGACACTGTCAGGGTCTCCTCTGTCTGGTCAGGATGCCAAAAAGGACGATGCTGTTCGGAAGGCCTACAAGTATCTCGCTGCCTTGCATGAGGTGAGGGGAGAAGCATGCctgggggctggctgggctggggccAAGTTGGGGTGCAAGCCTTCTGCTCCTGCTGTCCCCAGAACTGCAGCCAGCTCATCCAGACCATCGAGGACACGGGCACAATCCTGCGGGAGGTTCGAGACCTTGAGGAGCAGGTGAGGCCCGGGGGTGGGAGGGCTAACCAAGGCAGGCCCGGGATCAGCTCCTCGGTTTATGCCAGGAGAGGCTGTGGAACCAGACACAGCCTGTGGCTGGAGTCGCAGCCCTGCCCCTTAGTCGCTGTGTGTGTGACCTGGAACAGCCCAGTGGCCTGCTctcaccccctccttccccctgagGGTCCTCACGCCTGCCTCCAAGGGCCTTTGGCAGAGGCTTCAGCTCGAGTATGTGGTGGGCGATCCTGCCACATAGCAAAGGATGCTTTAGGTGGACGGATGACATGTGCAAAGGCCTGGCGGTGGGACAGAGCAGGCTGTTattggagggggtgggaggagcacGGGAGGGGCCCTGGGTGGCCgtcatggggtgggggtggtgagcAGGAGCTGGGAAAGGGGCCCTGCACGCTGAAGGGCTGCGATTCGCATTGCCTTAGATTGAGACGGAGATGGGCAAGAAGACCCTCAGCAACCTGGAGAAGATCCGTGAGGACTACCGAGCCCTTCGCCAGGAGAACGCTGGCCTCCTGGGCCGGGTCCGTGAGGCCTGAGCAGCCCCCAGCAGAGGTCTTCCCCGGGCCTCAGGCAGGGATTTGGGGTGCTGGGGGCACTGGCCAAGCACTGGCCCGGGCCATGCCCTCTGCTTGCGGTCCAGTTCCTCCTGCTGTAGCCTTGGCCCCAGACCCTCGCCCACCTGACCCCAACCCTTATCTGGGGCGATCATCCAGAGTGTGGGAGCTCAGCTGCAGTTTATTGCGGAGGGCACTGGGGGTTGGGGCCTTGGATCTCAAATAAATGAGGGGCTCTGTCTGCAGTCTAAGCTGAGGCATGGATGGGGGCACAGGGCACAAGGctcaggatgggggagggggcgggtggCAGGTGAGACACTGGGTACATTTGGTGAGTCGGTGTGCATGGCCCTGGGTGTCTGCGTGGGACTCAGGAGGCCCACTGGGGTGCTTTGTGGGTGCGCATGCGTGAGACATGCAGGTGAGTTCAGAGGGTCTGTGTGACCGAGCGTCTGTGTCGGGAGCTGTGTGATACCGTGTGTGACCAGCATGTGTCTGTGTGGCTTTCTGGGACCTGAGGTCCTGAAGGTACCGAGGCTGCTTCTGTGCAGGTGTCTGGGCACGCCCCGTGTGACACTGCACCAGTGGGCCTGGAAGCTGGCTACGGGTGTGTGCTTTGGGGTATGTGGGTTGACAGGACTGTGCTCGGGTGTGACTGTTTGTGTGACTGCGGATTTGAGGTGGTGTGAGTGTACTGAGGCAGGCTCTTCGTGTTTTGGGGTTTGTATTGAGTCCAAGGGACAGGATTGCGACTCTCTGTGTCCTTTCCAGCCCTAAGGTCATCTGTGAGAGCGACTGAGGCAGGCTGTGTGTGTGGTCGGTTGTGAAGGCTCAGTTTGGCTGGAGGGCTGGTCAcagggggctggggcgggggtgtgGGGTTGGGGCCGGGGTCCCTCTGAGCAGCCTTGGTGCAGAGCATGTGATCCAGGAGGGCGGTCAGCTGGGGACCAGGGTCCCTGGCCAGCAAGATGGTGCACACCTTACTTCTTGGTCCCTGCAGGCACGTCCAGGGCCGGTCGGTCACCCCTGCCTCCAGCCACTTCTACTCCCCCGTTTTGGCCCCTGTCCTTCTTTCCTTGGCTTTGAGGTCAGGAGCCGGGTGTGGGGTTGGAACACCTGCTGGGCCTCTGGCTCCTCTTCTTGCGGAACTCAAACTCATCCACGGTCCACACGGCCCCCTTCTCGCTCTCCACGCGCACGAAGCACTTGTGCAGGCTCAGGTTGTGGCGGATGGCGTTCTGTGGAAGGAGGACCAGCCAGCCGGGCCGGGGAtgttggggaggggagcaggcaggCAGTCATCCTCTGAGGCCAGCAGTCCCCACCAAAAATCGACCTCCTGCCCTTTCTCAACATGCCTACAAGCCCAGTCCCAGGCCCACCCGTTCCTGAACTTGACCCAGCACCGCAGTGGCATTTGAGGCCCTCCCAGCCACTGCCACCTCCGGAGGTGCTCACCTTCCAGGTGGCAGGGTGGTTTCTGAAGAAGGCGAACATGCGTGTGAACCAGTGATAGATCTCGTTGAGTGTCCGCTGCTTCTCGGGAGCCTCCAGGATGGCCTGGAGGTTAGGGGGTGTGGGGGTAAGGGGAGCCGCTCCCCCAGATTCGGACTGAGAGGGGCACTGGCCCACCTTGGGCCTTCTGACCTGGGTGAAACTGTGGGGtcgggggaaggaagggagatagTGTGGGGTGACAGGTCAGAGACAGGGTTAGAAGCAGGGTGAGGGTAGGGCTGGGATGGGGTTAGGTAGAGGATCAGGGCTGAGGTTGGAGTGGGGTCTGcttcagggttagggctagagttaagTTAAATTTCTGGGGTGGAGTTGGAGTTCTCTGTGGGAGTGAGGTTTCAGAGTTTGGGAAGGGTAAGGGCCAGAGAGTGGGGTCCAGTTAAGGATTTGGAAGGGGTAAAGGACCAGGCAGAGTTAAAGGTCAGGGAAGTGGCTGGTTAAAGGTCAGGCTGGGGATGAACTGGGGTGAGTCAAGGGGCGAGGGGTGGGAGGACGTGTTGCATTAGGTCAGGAGTCAGAGGTGGGCCTAGTTACGTAGTTATTTTATGTGTCAGGGATGTGGTTAGTTTCAGGGTCAAGAATGAGGTTGACTGTGTGTGGTCCTTAAGGGTCAGGGCTGGGATTAGGTGTGGAGTGAGGCTAAGGGTCCGGGAATTTGATCTGCTTGGATTTAGGAATGGAATTGCGTCAAGGGTCAGTGATCATGGCTGCGGTGAGGCTCCAGGTTGGGATGGGGCTAGGTAGGTGAACGGGTGGCATTGTGTAGGGTTAGGTGTGGGCCTAGGATAAAGGTCCGGGAGGGCTCTGGTGAAGCCTCTGGGAAGGCATTAGGGGGATGAGGAGGAAGGGGTTGGGATGGGTCAGGTGTTACAAGGAAGGGGTTAGGGATTGGGGTCTAGAGGGGAATGTGTTGGCAGACTAGGGTACGTCTGGGCTGGTGAAGGAGTTAGGGTGTACCTGGGGCGGGTGTAAGGCAAGGGGAAGAATTCAGGCTAGTTTGGGGGCTATTTATAGGCCCAGGAGGCAGTTAGGTATGGAGTTGATGTGGCCATCAGGAAGGGGGTGTGTTGAAGGCCAGCTTTTAGCTTGCACTGGCTTGGATGGCAGTTTAGTTGTGGGTTTGGGGGCAGGTCTGGGGTGAACATGGGGGATCACATCTGAGGCGTGGGTTTGTTCATGCAGGAGCCCGCCTGGGGGTGCTCAGAGAGAGGCAGGTCCTCCACCCcgccctctcttccttctcctcagcCCGACACTCTGCTTACCCAGCGGATGAGGGTGGCATAGGTGAAAGGGGGCCGCATGTTGTGGAACTTGAAGTAGTCCATGTTGTGGAAGAACTCTGTCAGAGGTACGGAGGGATCAGGCCCCATCTGGGAACTCCTcgctccctctcccaccctctgctTTCGACCGACCGGCTGTCGAGTCTGCATGCCTGAAATCCCACCGTGAACACCACTTTCCAGGATCACAGTCACTGTTTGCTAAGCACTTGACATAAATGATATCATTTCCCCTTTGCACCGCTCCCACCAAAATGGGGCTTATTCTCCCAAGGTTTAAAAGAAGTGAAGTAACTTCCACACCAAATGGATGTAACTGGTTAAATGGCGGAGTCAGGATGGCACTCAAAGGCCCTAATCCCTGTTAAGCCCACAGCCCAGACCTTGCGGGTAGTAGGGGATTGGTGAGCTTGGGCGAGTCACCCTGCTTTTccttggtggggagagggagagtccCTGGGAATTACTAAGCTAGCTCCCTCCCTTCTGATGACCAAATGGAGTAGCTGAAGCCCAGAGTGAGTGAGCCCTAATCCCCAGGGGAGACAGGGCTAGGACTAGATATCTGAGACCACAATGGGGGCTTGGAGGCCATGGAAATCCAGAGGGGAAGCTTTTACGAGCAGTTGCCGGTTTCCAAAGGCTGGGTGGCAGTGGTGGGGAAGAGCAGTCCCCCACCCAGTACCAGTCAGGGAGATGAGGGGCTCAGAGGGCACTACGTAGGGCACGGACCATCCTTACCTGGGATCGTGCTGTTTGCATGGCTGCCCCAGAGGTGCCTCCGCACAGCAAACAGGCCTTCAGGGGCCTCTTGGGGACCCGGCCAGGCTGGGACAGTGGTGCCCGGGGTGCCAGTGGCTACGATACAGCAGGAGCCCTTGTCGGATGATgcctgggggaagagggagagactgGTGACCCAGAGGCTTAAACTTGCCACTTTAGTTTTAAAtaagtgtttttaaaagtaaggGCACCCTCTTCTCAATTCCACTCTGATGTAGAATCCCACAAAGCAGCACGAGCCATATTTATTAAAGTGCGGGTGTGGACACTAGTGTGTGTAGCACACCAGTGCCAGGGCCACGAGCTAGGGTTGAATTGGGCTCCTCTGCTACCCAACTgcgaccttgggaaagtcacctaAGCCTCCCTGGCCtcaattttcctcatctgtgaattggGGATGATAGTAATACCTACCTCACCATGCATCAtggggattaaataagttaacatCACGAAAGTGCTCAcaaacagtgcctgacacccaGGGCTAGCTTCTGTGTGATCTCTGAAGGTCCCGGGGCCCTGCACTTTGTTTAATGCTCTGCGGTCATCATTTTGAAATCTGAGCCCCGCgatttcattttgcactgggccctgtgAGTTATATAGCTGGTCTTGCCAGCGGTACACAGTCTGCATTCAGTGTTGGGCGATTTGCTGTCGCTTTGCAAACTCAAGATCATGATTTGGGATCTTAAGGTCAGAGGGTTTGTAAGTAGAAAGGGACAGATTCCTAGGTCTGGGCATGTTTGGAGCTGGGGACAGGGGCCCAGAGATCCCAGGGCCTGGGTGCAAGGATAggtcccctgccccctgcagggcccctcccctgctccccagcaGTCTGTGCCACCTGTGGGCCTGGGGTGGCTCACCGTGGATGGAGCCTTTGTTGGGGCCATCTTCCCAGCCAGGTGGGCTTGCATAGCACCCAGCTTCTCCTTCTCCAGCACCAGCTGTGAGGACAGGCACAGAGTGAGGCCTCAACCTGGTCTTTCTCCGCCACATCTTTGCACaggctgcccccttccttccttcatgccAGCCCCCATCCTGGGTGAGCTGGGCTCCTGCCACAGGGTGGACGTACGGTTCACCCaccgcccccctgcccccgcccccccatgTCACCTGTTGCTCCAGAGACTGCACCACCTCCCTCTGGAGGAGACACTGCGCCCTGCCCTTCTCATCCAGGAGATGGTCTGCCTGGCAGTGCCTGGGTAGTGGAAAGAGTCCATGTGGGTGACCATGGCGAGCCTGGCTTCCCGGCTCAACATTCCTAGTGGGAAAGGCTCAGACCCTCTGGGAGGAAGGTCTCTCCTCAGAgcctcagcctccctcccctctttctaCCTCAGTCTTCCTTTCACACCTGTCATTCCTTCAACACATGCTACTTGGCATCTACTGTATGGCCAGGGTGCTGGAGATGATGATGGAAGGTTAGTGAGCTGAGAGTGGGAAAGGCATTCCAGGTGGAGAGTACAGCTTGTGCGAAGGCCTGGTTGTGAAGAGGACGGGATGCACCGAATTGCCACTGATAGTTGGGTATGGTTGGaaaaggttgtgtgtgtgtgtgtgtgtgtgtgtgtgtgtgtgtgtgtgtgtatgtgtgtgtgagagagagagagacagtgatgGGGCTGAGAGGAGGCAGCAATAGCCATTGTGAGGATCTGGGACTTTGGggatcaataaaatcaataaaaggcTGGTGTGTTGGCATGAGGGGGTGGGTAGCAGGGCAGAACAGTTAGAAGTGTGGATTCCGGAGGCTGGCTGTCACTCAGGAACTGGGTGATCTTGATCAAGACACTTAACCtctttggcctcagtttctttgtctgtaaaatggaggtaaatcATAGCACACACTTCTGTTATGATgcccccattatacagatgaggaaaccgaggctccaagaaactaagtaacttgcccaaggtcacagagccagtgagtgatggagccaggatctgaacccGCAGTCTCAGCTTTTGCCTCTTTCATATTACCCC from Balaenoptera acutorostrata chromosome X, mBalAcu1.1, whole genome shotgun sequence includes the following:
- the CCDC22 gene encoding coiled-coil domain-containing protein 22; its protein translation is MEEADRILIHSLRQAGTAVPPDVQTLRAFTTELVVEAVVRCLRVINPAVGSGLSPLLPLAMSARFRLAMSLAQACMDLGYPLELGYQNFLYPSEPDLRDLLLFLAERLPTDASEDADQPAGDSAILLRAIGSQIRDQLALPWVPPLLRTPKLQRLQGSAHQKPFHASRLFMPDLLSRGEPQEFQASPLLLPAPAQVPQPAARVASLLERHAIQLCQHTGRDCPRDEDWVHRASRLPVQEDTRAQRQRLQKHLAEHLRQTWGRPGPPQQARDLGELLQAWGAGARTGAPKGSRFTHSEKFTFHLEPEAQAAQVSDVPTTSRRPEQDMWAAQEQELESLREQLEGVNRSIEEVEANMKTLGISLVQVETECRQSKLSTAEHEQALRLKSRAVELLPDGAANLAKLQLVVESSAQRVIHLAGQWEKHRVPLLAEYRHLRKLQDCRELESSRRLAEIQELHQSVRAAAEEARRKEDVYKQLMSELETLPRDVSRLAYTQRILEIVGNIRKQKEEITKILSDTKELQKEINSLSGKLDRTFAVTDELVFKDAKKDDAVRKAYKYLAALHENCSQLIQTIEDTGTILREVRDLEEQIETEMGKKTLSNLEKIREDYRALRQENAGLLGRVREA
- the FOXP3 gene encoding forkhead box protein P3 isoform X1 — translated: MPNPRPAKPLAPSLVLSPSPGASPSWRAAPKASDQLGAKGPGTTFQGRDLRGGAHASSSSLNPMPPSQLQLPTVPLVMVAPSGARLGPSPHLQALLQDRPHFVHQLSTVDAHARTPVLQVRPLDSPAMISLPPPTAATGVFSLKARPGLPPGINVASLEWVSREPALLCTFPSPGVPRKDSTLSTMPQGSYSLLANGVCKWPGCEKVFEEPEDFLKHCQADHLLDEKGRAQCLLQREVVQSLEQQLVLEKEKLGAMQAHLAGKMAPTKAPSTASSDKGSCCIVATGTPGTTVPAWPGPQEAPEGLFAVRRHLWGSHANSTIPEFFHNMDYFKFHNMRPPFTYATLIRWAILEAPEKQRTLNEIYHWFTRMFAFFRNHPATWKNAIRHNLSLHKCFVRVESEKGAVWTVDEFEFRKKRSQRPSRCSNPTPGS
- the FOXP3 gene encoding forkhead box protein P3 isoform X2, translating into MPNPRPAKPLAPSLVLSPSPGASPSWRAAPKASDQLGAKGPGTTFQGRDLRGGAHASSSSLNPMPPSQLQLSTVDAHARTPVLQVRPLDSPAMISLPPPTAATGVFSLKARPGLPPGINVASLEWVSREPALLCTFPSPGVPRKDSTLSTMPQGSYSLLANGVCKWPGCEKVFEEPEDFLKHCQADHLLDEKGRAQCLLQREVVQSLEQQLVLEKEKLGAMQAHLAGKMAPTKAPSTASSDKGSCCIVATGTPGTTVPAWPGPQEAPEGLFAVRRHLWGSHANSTIPEFFHNMDYFKFHNMRPPFTYATLIRWAILEAPEKQRTLNEIYHWFTRMFAFFRNHPATWKNAIRHNLSLHKCFVRVESEKGAVWTVDEFEFRKKRSQRPSRCSNPTPGS